The genomic segment TTTGAAGAATTTGGAATGCTAGAAGGCGAGGATTATCATTTTTCATTAATAAACAATCTTGGGAATCTTATACCCCTTAGCTTCCTGCGCCATGCTTTCTAACCTTTTTATTCTTTCTTCTAAAGGAGGGTGCGTTGAAAAAAGAGTAAATAATGATTTCCCGCTGAAGGGACTTACAATAAACATATGGGCAGTGGTCGGATTGACCTGCACCGGATTTCTTTTAACTCCAACAGCAAGTTTTCTTAGAGCGCTGGCTAGGGCAAGCGGATCGCCGAGCATTTTGGCGCCTGACGCATCGGCCTGATATTCTCTTTGTCTGGATATTGCCATCTGAATTATCATCGCCGCAAAAGGAGCAACAATTGCAACAATAAGCATTCCAAGCGGACCTCCGTTATTTTCACGTCCGCGCCCTCCCCCGCCGCCAAACATTGCTGCGAATTGCGCCATTCGAGCGAGCATAAATATTGCTCCGGCCAAAGTTGCAGCTACAGTTCCAATTAGTATGTCCCGGTTTTTAACATGAGAAAGCTCGTGCGCAATTACTCCCGAAAGTTCTTTTTCATCTAATAAATCTAATATTCCACTGGTAACGGCAACAGCGGAATGCTTAGGATTTCTTCCGGTTGCAAACGCATTGGGCATTGGAGAATTAATTAAGTAAATTTTAGGCATCGGCAGTCCTTGAGAAGAAGTCAATTGCTGAACTATTGAACGAACTTGAGGCAAAGCATTTTCTTTAATTTCCTTTGCCCCGTACATAGCAAGCACAATTTTATCTGAAAACCAATAAGAAATGAAATTCATAAAAAAAGCAAATATGAAAGCCGTTATCATTCCCTGTTTTCCACTTATTAAATTTCCTATCGAAACTAAAAGTATTGTCATTAAAAGCATTAAAATAAAAGTTTTTAAACCGTTCATTTTTTTCTCCTTACGTTAATTTAATATGCTATTTTTATTTTATTATACAAAAAAATTATTACTTAATAAAGATTTAATTGATTATATATTATTTTATTGTACTTGCGAACTTAATTTGACAATAGCTGATGATTTTTGATAAATTAAAAAACATGGATATTAAATCATTTATTATTGATGCATTATTCATTAGTTTTGTTTTGTTATCGGCTTGTACCGATATTTTTTATAGAAAAATTTTCAATTCCTTAACTTATCCGGCAATAATTCTGGGTATAACCCTAAATTGCCTTTATTTCGGTTTATACGGCCTAAAACTTTCGCTTTTAGGACTCTTCACCGGCTTCGCTTTACTTTTTATTTTATACATTTTAGGAGCAATAGGAGCCGGTGACGTTAAATTTATGGCAGCTGTCGGAAGCATAAAGGGAGCAGAATTTGTTTTTATGGGAGGACTTTACGGCGTAATTACTGCCGGAATTTTTGCTGTTGTTATTTTGATCAAAAACAAAAGATTTTTTTCAACTATTAAAGACATTTTTATA from the Elusimicrobiota bacterium genome contains:
- the htpX gene encoding zinc metalloprotease HtpX, which translates into the protein MNGLKTFILMLLMTILLVSIGNLISGKQGMITAFIFAFFMNFISYWFSDKIVLAMYGAKEIKENALPQVRSIVQQLTSSQGLPMPKIYLINSPMPNAFATGRNPKHSAVAVTSGILDLLDEKELSGVIAHELSHVKNRDILIGTVAATLAGAIFMLARMAQFAAMFGGGGGRGRENNGGPLGMLIVAIVAPFAAMIIQMAISRQREYQADASGAKMLGDPLALASALRKLAVGVKRNPVQVNPTTAHMFIVSPFSGKSLFTLFSTHPPLEERIKRLESMAQEAKGYKIPKIVY
- a CDS encoding A24 family peptidase, with translation MIFDKLKNMDIKSFIIDALFISFVLLSACTDIFYRKIFNSLTYPAIILGITLNCLYFGLYGLKLSLLGLFTGFALLFILYILGAIGAGDVKFMAAVGSIKGAEFVFMGGLYGVITAGIFAVVILIKNKRFFSTIKDIFIGVFFFLSFRKYEHIKFEDKKSIYLPYAAYIAIGMIVFWLEKHK